A single window of Elusimicrobiota bacterium DNA harbors:
- the ccsA_2 gene encoding Cytochrome c biogenesis protein CcsA: MEKILFHLSFVSYGICSFLFLGYALTRRERWAVFANGALRAAVTFHFFSLVVRTFVGRQMPGHDFYVPWSNWFESFSFFAFVIALEYLVVQLRRELPILGVFITPFIFFILMVALKSPVGMQIPTLNPVLQSPWLAVHVSLMFVAYAAFANAFGVGLAFLVQERQIKSHKPTGLIFRMPSLDELDHMIYRIIWWAVPVLTMGLLLGSHWAYLAWGRYWGWDPKEISAAITWASYFFYLLMRSPFGWRGRKAVLLSIIGFLIMLGSYIGVNHYSPLHDFLTAHDHTENSSMKSKGSADQALP, translated from the coding sequence ATGGAAAAAATTCTATTTCATCTTTCTTTTGTCTCTTATGGGATCTGCTCATTCCTTTTTCTTGGCTATGCGTTAACAAGACGTGAGCGATGGGCTGTTTTTGCAAATGGGGCCTTGCGAGCGGCTGTTACTTTTCATTTTTTTAGTTTGGTGGTAAGAACCTTTGTCGGGCGTCAAATGCCGGGACATGATTTTTATGTTCCCTGGAGCAATTGGTTCGAGTCTTTTTCTTTTTTCGCTTTTGTGATCGCGCTCGAATATCTGGTGGTACAGCTCAGGCGTGAATTGCCCATCCTGGGGGTATTTATAACCCCGTTCATTTTCTTCATTTTGATGGTGGCTCTCAAATCCCCCGTGGGCATGCAGATTCCCACGTTGAATCCCGTACTTCAATCTCCGTGGCTGGCGGTCCATGTGTCGCTCATGTTTGTGGCTTATGCGGCTTTCGCCAATGCCTTTGGTGTGGGACTTGCGTTTTTGGTTCAGGAACGCCAAATAAAATCACACAAACCCACGGGCCTTATTTTCCGAATGCCTTCCTTGGATGAACTGGATCATATGATCTATCGCATCATTTGGTGGGCGGTTCCTGTGCTGACCATGGGGCTTTTGTTGGGATCTCATTGGGCTTATTTGGCTTGGGGGCGATATTGGGGTTGGGACCCCAAAGAGATATCGGCGGCCATCACCTGGGCCTCCTATTTTTTCTATCTGTTGATGCGTTCCCCGTTCGGGTGGCGGGGGCGAAAAGCGGTCCTCTTATCGATTATTGGATTTCTGATTATGTTGGGTTCCTATATCGGCGTGAATCACTATTCCCCCTTGCATGATTTTTTGACCGCACATGACCACACGGAAAATTCTTCCATGAAATCTAAGGGATCCGCCGACCAGGCCCTTCCCTAG
- the rpfG gene encoding Cyclic di-GMP phosphodiesterase response regulator RpfG, whose translation MESFNPTTKSAGWLSRLRAIMFGDHDDADTVLHALARAIEAKDPYTLGHADRVSQYATDLGKSLGVNGKDLDVLQKGGLLHDLGKIAIPDAILLKPGKYTDEEFSVMKRHPVLGCDICEKLRTVQEALPVIRHHHERLDGSGYPDGLKGNQISPLVRVVTVVDIYDALRSRRSYKDPFSLDKSFEIMWDEVARGWWDKNILALWEKLVRSNNTNHYPPA comes from the coding sequence ATGGAAAGTTTCAATCCAACTACAAAATCTGCAGGTTGGCTGTCTCGGCTCAGGGCCATTATGTTTGGTGATCATGATGACGCGGACACAGTTCTTCATGCATTGGCTAGAGCCATTGAAGCGAAGGATCCCTATACACTTGGGCATGCCGATCGCGTGTCTCAATATGCGACGGATCTTGGAAAATCTTTGGGGGTCAATGGCAAAGATCTGGATGTTCTTCAAAAAGGGGGTCTGTTGCATGACTTGGGAAAAATCGCCATTCCAGATGCGATTTTGTTGAAACCCGGAAAATATACGGACGAAGAATTTTCTGTTATGAAGCGCCATCCAGTTTTGGGATGCGATATCTGTGAAAAACTGCGAACAGTTCAAGAGGCTCTGCCGGTTATACGCCATCATCACGAACGGTTGGATGGGTCTGGTTATCCCGATGGTCTTAAAGGCAATCAAATTTCACCATTGGTGCGGGTTGTGACGGTGGTTGACATTTATGACGCTTTGAGGTCCCGTCGCAGCTACAAAGATCCGTTTTCTTTGGATAAATCTTTTGAAATTATGTGGGACGAGGTAGCCCGTGGATGGTGGGATAAAAACATCCTTGCGTTGTGGGAAAAACTCGTTCGCTCCAACAATACCAACCATTACCCACCCGCGTAA
- the hemC gene encoding Porphobilinogen deaminase yields MKLRIGSRGSKLAVMQAHWVASALKEKNPELDISFVEITTTGDRDQSPTFQQAGGKGVFVKEIEEALLADQIDLAVHSLKDVPQELPAGLRLGPFPEREDVRDAVISRFGELLGELPRRSIVGSSSPRRRSQTAYLFKKRSYNLEPLRGNIDTRIKKLHEGQYDAIILAAAGLKRLGLDIEITHILEPTVFLPAATQGCLGLELREGDATILSLLEAIADRSANITAPAERAFLQGVGGNCFVPVGAYSTLVGDQLKMKAVMLDPTGERAVYAEESGSMTEPQLVGYQLAERLLHAGGSELMGPS; encoded by the coding sequence ATGAAACTTCGAATTGGTTCCCGGGGATCAAAGTTAGCGGTGATGCAAGCCCATTGGGTTGCCTCTGCTCTCAAAGAGAAAAATCCAGAATTGGATATTTCATTTGTGGAGATAACAACCACAGGGGATCGTGATCAAAGCCCCACCTTTCAACAAGCTGGAGGAAAGGGCGTTTTCGTTAAAGAAATTGAAGAAGCGCTCTTGGCAGATCAGATTGATCTAGCCGTTCATTCATTAAAGGATGTACCTCAAGAACTTCCTGCCGGACTGAGGTTGGGGCCCTTTCCCGAACGAGAAGATGTGAGAGATGCGGTGATTTCTCGTTTCGGAGAATTGTTGGGAGAGTTGCCCCGGCGGTCCATTGTGGGGTCCAGTTCTCCTCGGCGCCGATCCCAAACGGCCTATTTGTTTAAAAAGCGTTCTTATAACCTTGAGCCTTTACGAGGCAACATTGACACCCGAATCAAGAAGCTTCATGAAGGCCAATATGACGCCATTATTCTTGCCGCGGCAGGCCTCAAGCGTTTGGGTTTGGATATTGAAATAACGCATATTCTTGAGCCGACCGTTTTCCTCCCTGCGGCCACGCAAGGATGTTTGGGTTTGGAGTTGAGAGAGGGAGATGCAACCATTTTGTCTTTGCTTGAGGCGATTGCGGATAGATCCGCCAATATCACGGCCCCTGCTGAGCGTGCTTTTCTCCAAGGGGTGGGAGGCAATTGTTTTGTTCCTGTGGGAGCGTACTCCACGTTGGTGGGAGACCAATTGAAAATGAAGGCGGTGATGCTCGACCCAACAGGCGAACGAGCTGTTTATGCCGAAGAAAGTGGGTCCATGACCGAACCTCAATTGGTGGGTTACCAATTAGCGGAACGGTTGCTTCACGCGGGCGGATCTGAACTCATGGGTCCATCGTGA
- the hemA gene encoding Glutamyl-tRNA reductase has protein sequence MGLISIGLSHKTAPVELRERLTIPPQQLGSALDQLFLIGELSEAVILSTCNRLEIYARPEKNRTNALDSVKKFFQGMYGSPRLEQALAQYEGLAAVEHLFRVASGLDSMVVGESEILGQVKSAYLFSQSHGTTGKITNVLFQRALFVGKQIRTKTAISEGASSVGSIAAQMAERIFGQLNQHRVLLLGAGEVAEVTARHLLSQKAGEVMILNRTREKAEILAKQFNGQAGSMDNLFDELLKADIVICSTASEKPLISPALVTSIMKARRDKSLYFVDIAVPRNVAAEVNEIDNVYLYNIDHLTSLVEENLGKRKVEMVQAESMVRELAVDFYSWIQATLEGKTKALKHVI, from the coding sequence ATGGGTTTAATTTCAATTGGACTTTCTCACAAAACGGCTCCCGTTGAACTGAGAGAAAGGTTGACCATCCCACCCCAACAATTGGGTTCTGCTCTGGACCAATTGTTTTTAATCGGAGAGCTTTCGGAGGCGGTTATCCTCTCAACATGCAATCGACTCGAAATATATGCTCGCCCAGAAAAAAACCGTACCAATGCGCTTGATTCCGTTAAAAAATTTTTTCAAGGCATGTATGGTTCTCCTCGATTGGAGCAAGCGTTGGCGCAGTATGAAGGATTAGCGGCGGTTGAACATCTCTTTAGAGTGGCATCCGGTTTGGACTCCATGGTGGTGGGGGAATCTGAAATTTTGGGACAAGTGAAATCGGCTTACCTTTTCTCTCAAAGTCATGGGACCACGGGAAAAATAACCAATGTATTATTTCAACGGGCTCTTTTTGTGGGGAAACAAATTCGAACCAAAACCGCCATTTCAGAGGGGGCCAGTTCCGTGGGCAGTATCGCCGCGCAGATGGCCGAACGAATTTTTGGGCAGCTCAATCAGCATCGTGTCTTGTTGTTGGGAGCGGGCGAGGTGGCTGAAGTTACGGCGCGACATCTGCTTAGCCAAAAGGCGGGGGAAGTTATGATCCTCAATCGAACACGTGAAAAAGCTGAGATCCTCGCCAAACAATTCAACGGCCAAGCGGGTTCTATGGATAATTTATTTGATGAATTGTTGAAAGCAGACATTGTCATTTGTTCAACCGCTTCGGAAAAACCTTTGATTTCACCGGCCTTGGTGACATCCATTATGAAAGCAAGGCGCGACAAATCTCTCTATTTTGTGGACATCGCCGTTCCGCGCAATGTGGCTGCTGAGGTGAATGAAATTGACAATGTCTATCTTTACAACATTGATCATTTAACAAGCCTGGTTGAAGAGAATTTGGGAAAACGTAAGGTTGAGATGGTCCAAGCGGAGTCTATGGTCCGTGAGTTGGCTGTTGATTTTTATTCTTGGATTCAGGCGACCTTGGAAGGGAAAACCAAGGCGCTCAAGCACGTGATATGA